Below is a window of Pseudodesulfovibrio sp. 5S69 DNA.
GTGGTCCAGGGGCTGTCCTCGGCCCTGTCCGACGCGGCGCAAGAGGTCGAGACCGGGTACGGGGTGTTCAACGAACTGCCCTGCCTGGTGTCCATCCACAACCGCTACCTCGAAATCGTGGCCCACAACCGTCTGTTCGAGGAGCGCCTCGGCAACCAGGTGGGCAACAACAGCTTCGACATCTACTCCGACCGCACCTCGCCGGGCAACGCCTGCCCGGTGCAACGCACCTTCGAGACGGGCAAGGGCCAGCGCAGCAAGGAAAATTTCCTGACCAAGGACGGCGAGGAGATCCCGGTCACGGTCTACACCGCGCCCCTGCCCAACAAGGACGGCGAGATCGAACTGGTCCTGGACATCTCCGTGGACATGACCGAGCTCAAGCGCCTCCAGGACGAACTCTACACCACCCAGTACAAATACCAGCGCCTGTTCGACGAGGCCCCCTGCTATATCACCGTGCAGGACGCGGACCTGAACATCGTCGAGGCCAACCGGCTGTTCAAGCGGGATTTCGGCGAGGTCGAGGGGCACTTCTGCTTCGAGGCCTACAAGCACCGCAGCGAGCCCTGCGAGGGGTGCCTGGTGGACAAGACCCTGCTGGACGGCGAATCCCGCCAGCGGGAGACCGTGGTGACCACCCTGACCGGCGAGCAGAAGCACATGCTCGTCCAGGCCGCGCCCCTGCACGACGCCTCGGGCCGCATCTTCCAGGCCATGGAATTGTCCACGGACATCACCGAGATCCGCAAGCTCCAGGACCACCTGACCTCGCTGGGCATTATGCTCGGGTCCATGTCCCACGGCGTCAAGGGCATGCTGACCTCGCTGGACGGCGGCATCTACCGGCTGGAATCGGGCCTGAAAAAGGGCGACCACGAGCGCGTGGAAGCGGCCACCAAGACCCTCAAATCCATGATCGGCCGGGTCAAGAAGATGGTCCTGGACATCCTCTACTACGCCAAGTCCCGCGAGCTCGAAACCGAGGCCGTGGACGCGTCCAAATTCCTCACGGACACG
It encodes the following:
- a CDS encoding response regulator — protein: MDFKRLLLVDDEEGVRRFLGLSLMDLGYEVQTAANGQEALEVFDAFRPNIVFTDIKMPVMDGIDLLRAIKERSPDTEVVMITGHGDMDLAIESLKFDASDFITKPINNDVLEVSLERARERYSMKLQLREYTENLEKLVEEKTDRIVELERQNAACQVVQGLSSALSDAAQEVETGYGVFNELPCLVSIHNRYLEIVAHNRLFEERLGNQVGNNSFDIYSDRTSPGNACPVQRTFETGKGQRSKENFLTKDGEEIPVTVYTAPLPNKDGEIELVLDISVDMTELKRLQDELYTTQYKYQRLFDEAPCYITVQDADLNIVEANRLFKRDFGEVEGHFCFEAYKHRSEPCEGCLVDKTLLDGESRQRETVVTTLTGEQKHMLVQAAPLHDASGRIFQAMELSTDITEIRKLQDHLTSLGIMLGSMSHGVKGMLTSLDGGIYRLESGLKKGDHERVEAATKTLKSMIGRVKKMVLDILYYAKSRELETEAVDASKFLTDTADVGAARAAANKVEFVRDIPDDLGTMQADTAALSAALVNFLENGVDACEGREDGRLTLSAERTAAGLVITVSDNGMGMDHETRDKIFTLFFSSKGKRGTGIGLFISNQTIEQHGGSIRVKSAPHQGSTFVITLPDRAGRPGAGQ